From Phycodurus eques isolate BA_2022a chromosome 1, UOR_Pequ_1.1, whole genome shotgun sequence, one genomic window encodes:
- the tmcc1a gene encoding transmembrane and coiled-coil domains protein 1 isoform X3, translated as MVQRFSLRRQHSKIERSEVSGLGPTPPAVDSPYSAADDAPLDPQRTKHAIAQLQQKILKLTEQIKIEQTARDDNVAEYLKLANNADKQQSTRIKQVFEKKNQKSAQTIQQLQRKLDHYHRKLREVEHNGIPRQPKDVLRDMQQGLKDVGAKVTGFSEGVVDSVKGGLSSFSQATHSAAGAVVSKPREIASLIRNKFGSADNIPALKDSLDDPSGEEGAVGARSLGSAGHHLQSSPKYGSEDDCSSATSGSVGANSTTGAPGGPPSSKGNTLERTGTSSLDMLFQEVQELREGQARLEESLEGLKNHYQRDYTVVMQTLQEERFRCERLEEQLNDLTELHQNEILNLKQELASMEEKIAYQSYERARDIQEALEACQTRISKMELQQQQQQVVQLEGLENATARTLLGKLINVLLALMAVLLVFVSTVANCVVPLMRTRSRSLSTLLLVILTAFLWRNWDALSSYTQRALQPPG; from the exons ATCGAGCGGTCGGAGGTGAGCGGGTTGGGCCCAACTCCCCCTGCGGTCGACTCTCCGTACTCCGCAGCGGACGACGCGCCTTTGGATCCTCAGCGCACAAAGCACGCCATCGCCCAGCTGCAGCAGAAGATCCTCAAGCTCACAGAACAAATCAAGATCGAGCAGACAGCCCGGGACGACAATGTTGCGGAGTACCTAAAACTGGCCAACAATGCGGACAAACAGCAAAGCACACGCATTAAGCAG GTTTTTGAGAAAAAGAACCAGAAGTCAGCGCAGACCATCCAGCAGCTGCAGAGGAAACTGGATCACTACCACCGAAAGCTGCGGGAAGTGGAGCACAACGGTATCCCTCGGCAACCTAAGGATGTTCTCCGGGACATGCAACAGGGCTTAAAGGACGTGGGTGCCAAAGTGACGGGCTTCAGCGAGGGGGTGGTGGACAGCGTGAAGGGAGGGCTGTCCAGCTTCTCCCAAGCCACGCACTCGGCCGCCGGGGCCGTCGTCTCCAAACCGCGGGAGATCGCCTCGCTGATCCGAAACAAGTTTGGCAGCGCCGACAACATCCCCGCCCTCAAAGACTCGCTGGACGACCCCTCGGGGGAAGAAGGCGCGGTAGGGGCTCGTTCGCTGGGCAGCGCCGGCCATCACCTCCAGTCCAGTCCGAAGTACGGGAGCGAGGACGACTGCTCGAGTGCCACGTCGGGCTCGGTGGGGGCCAATAGCACCACGGGGGCGCCCGGGGGTCCGCCCAGCTCTAAGGGGAACACACTGGAGAGGACTGGCACCTCCAGCCTGGACATGTTGTTTCAGGAGGTCCAGGAGCTGAGGGAGGGCCAGGCCAGGCTCGAGGAGAGTCTGGAGGGCTTGAAGAACCACTACCAGCGAGACTACACGGTGGTGAtgcagacgctgcaggaggaacGCTTCAG GTGTGAACGCCTGGAGGAGCAGCTTAACGACCTGACAGAACTTCACCAGAATGAGATCCTGAACCTCAAACAGGAGCTGGCCAGCATGGAGGAGAAGATCGCCTACCAGTCCTACGAGAGGGCGCGAGACATTCAG GAGGCGCTGGAGGCGTGTCAGACCCGAATTTCCAAGATGGAgctccagcagcagcaacagcaggtgGTCCAGTTGGAGGGGCTGGAAAATGCCACGGCCAGGACGCTGCTGGGCAAACTGATCAACGTGCTGCTGGCCCTCATGGCCGTCCTTCTGGTCTTCGTGTCGACCGTGGCCAACTGCGTGGTCCCTCTGATGAGGACGCGCTCGCGCTCCCTCTCCACCCTCCTGCTCGTCATCCTCACGGCCTTCTTGTGGAGAAATTGGGACGCGCTCTCGAGTTACACACAACGAGCCCTGCAGCCCCCGGGATGA
- the tmcc1a gene encoding transmembrane and coiled-coil domains protein 1 isoform X2: MHWEQLLRLGNGKIERSEVSGLGPTPPAVDSPYSAADDAPLDPQRTKHAIAQLQQKILKLTEQIKIEQTARDDNVAEYLKLANNADKQQSTRIKQVFEKKNQKSAQTIQQLQRKLDHYHRKLREVEHNGIPRQPKDVLRDMQQGLKDVGAKVTGFSEGVVDSVKGGLSSFSQATHSAAGAVVSKPREIASLIRNKFGSADNIPALKDSLDDPSGEEGAVGARSLGSAGHHLQSSPKYGSEDDCSSATSGSVGANSTTGAPGGPPSSKGNTLERTGTSSLDMLFQEVQELREGQARLEESLEGLKNHYQRDYTVVMQTLQEERFRCERLEEQLNDLTELHQNEILNLKQELASMEEKIAYQSYERARDIQEALEACQTRISKMELQQQQQQVVQLEGLENATARTLLGKLINVLLALMAVLLVFVSTVANCVVPLMRTRSRSLSTLLLVILTAFLWRNWDALSSYTQRALQPPG, encoded by the exons ATGCATTGGGAGCAGCTCCTCCGTTTGGGCAACGGAAAG ATCGAGCGGTCGGAGGTGAGCGGGTTGGGCCCAACTCCCCCTGCGGTCGACTCTCCGTACTCCGCAGCGGACGACGCGCCTTTGGATCCTCAGCGCACAAAGCACGCCATCGCCCAGCTGCAGCAGAAGATCCTCAAGCTCACAGAACAAATCAAGATCGAGCAGACAGCCCGGGACGACAATGTTGCGGAGTACCTAAAACTGGCCAACAATGCGGACAAACAGCAAAGCACACGCATTAAGCAG GTTTTTGAGAAAAAGAACCAGAAGTCAGCGCAGACCATCCAGCAGCTGCAGAGGAAACTGGATCACTACCACCGAAAGCTGCGGGAAGTGGAGCACAACGGTATCCCTCGGCAACCTAAGGATGTTCTCCGGGACATGCAACAGGGCTTAAAGGACGTGGGTGCCAAAGTGACGGGCTTCAGCGAGGGGGTGGTGGACAGCGTGAAGGGAGGGCTGTCCAGCTTCTCCCAAGCCACGCACTCGGCCGCCGGGGCCGTCGTCTCCAAACCGCGGGAGATCGCCTCGCTGATCCGAAACAAGTTTGGCAGCGCCGACAACATCCCCGCCCTCAAAGACTCGCTGGACGACCCCTCGGGGGAAGAAGGCGCGGTAGGGGCTCGTTCGCTGGGCAGCGCCGGCCATCACCTCCAGTCCAGTCCGAAGTACGGGAGCGAGGACGACTGCTCGAGTGCCACGTCGGGCTCGGTGGGGGCCAATAGCACCACGGGGGCGCCCGGGGGTCCGCCCAGCTCTAAGGGGAACACACTGGAGAGGACTGGCACCTCCAGCCTGGACATGTTGTTTCAGGAGGTCCAGGAGCTGAGGGAGGGCCAGGCCAGGCTCGAGGAGAGTCTGGAGGGCTTGAAGAACCACTACCAGCGAGACTACACGGTGGTGAtgcagacgctgcaggaggaacGCTTCAG GTGTGAACGCCTGGAGGAGCAGCTTAACGACCTGACAGAACTTCACCAGAATGAGATCCTGAACCTCAAACAGGAGCTGGCCAGCATGGAGGAGAAGATCGCCTACCAGTCCTACGAGAGGGCGCGAGACATTCAG GAGGCGCTGGAGGCGTGTCAGACCCGAATTTCCAAGATGGAgctccagcagcagcaacagcaggtgGTCCAGTTGGAGGGGCTGGAAAATGCCACGGCCAGGACGCTGCTGGGCAAACTGATCAACGTGCTGCTGGCCCTCATGGCCGTCCTTCTGGTCTTCGTGTCGACCGTGGCCAACTGCGTGGTCCCTCTGATGAGGACGCGCTCGCGCTCCCTCTCCACCCTCCTGCTCGTCATCCTCACGGCCTTCTTGTGGAGAAATTGGGACGCGCTCTCGAGTTACACACAACGAGCCCTGCAGCCCCCGGGATGA